One Platichthys flesus chromosome 14, fPlaFle2.1, whole genome shotgun sequence genomic region harbors:
- the LOC133968154 gene encoding desmoplakin-A-like isoform X2, with the protein MSMYGSQSKLPNMGLRSNSRPDLASPSFRSEVFLGGNGVQGDYQQGDGGYTYHTTFSRSSAHGGGLQGPKVAVSSGGAMSVHGIQQKSSYLTGVCQDYLSRAQMMLQNGHPAVEVEKQLMMSAETLDQLMLCGRELQQLRIPNNVFRSVEQFQNMHGAIQQQLAGGMTIRRNRGSQGSLDGGRAFNDAIGWISQQKRMIETAPWGDDSATIEKQIQNHNKVHSSIQRSQEVDRARDELRGDKYNLSVLEQEWESLQKMSHARLSQLRELQSIIEDISRAIMWVNEREEEELMFDWGDKNIDQYIPKKQESYSRLMRDLEVKEKDLNKLKVKADGLLSNNHPAVDKIEAYMDTLQTQWSWLLQITKCIHIHLKENAAYSQFFKEANETYMKLQKENETIRSKFGCDKNTPMESLTELLKNLEIERERIMENKRQVHSLVSKSRSIVRLRPRNPEDKSPGPVIIKAICDFKQDQKGILKGNEGILKDNSQRSKWLVTGPGGLDMLIPSVCLLIPPPNPLSIGLASKTEQYYEAIMGIWNQLYINIKSLISWQFCLKDINYINSLNVTMLSKMRPDEYRTMIKRLENHYQEFIRTSESSELFGEEDKIDIQNNFDKANNYYDTLIVQLPAHREDATKPESPKPTPAPIIPKTTVPKVTTQPPPASSTINITLLSSLQEVRRRLELAEYGLTSHLHVPLGENSVHECSVHIQNLQSVHGDLDSIHDEYLRLRELIIKQLERIPGDSEQAKFLRSELEIINQKLGGLQGLYAAYIQRLSALQTLLQNLLEAEDIIKVHEARLTEKETTSLDQRELENYRSTLKHMKSDLDQKRDRLTAMDSALAKALQFNGQISGSFHKCDVDLSKYSDLVGQMSDRWHRIQTQIDSRMWDLEKHEKQLNHYQQSSTSVEQWIDNARKRQDTLQMVKLNDIQTLMEHLNQQKALHIEIKGKKEKVDDMHKNADTCATSIKDYELQLASYSSGLETLLNIPIKRAMLQSPATVVRQEASDIQSHYVELLTRSGDYYKFLGELLKNMEELKIRNTKIEMLEEELRRLKDDLQDNNQKNKSLEDALARYKLELTQSKHELISMEEVKRTTAIQVNVTKENLDSTQSQLQDLSDQLTRIKYQLDEENRKRRLAEERYTSQQEEYEASVRRRQKELEELNWTKIDLEKSVKDRERELERMKLLLEEEATRRRNAESDISKTSILVHTSQSQYSELLSEKDSLLCKLKLLEQDKTRHQRIEEELTRIKITLETEVRSKQRVQDEKNSLLKEFNCMKSQYELREGQIRQCESDRDKADRERLSLKNEIERLMRELKIIEEKYKSRLMMSEKELSELTLKREALEREIKRLQQRPSILNQQTQTDEKVPTIDPSKLVFDGVRRKVTAHQLCDCGIICKTTLDQLLKGKKTVDEVALDIQLNLKGSGVIAGMTTGAQGKMPFTAAKNKNLLSPESALMLLEAQAATGHIIDPAFNEKMPVDAACSRGIVDTEDRDILVTAEAASTGFKDPYSGKVLSVGQACKQGRIDKDTAIRLLQAQESVGGILDPVLSVFLPKDSALDRNLIDEDLYRALNKKPKSYLDPATGEKISYNDLRKKCTVEPVNGLLLLRGPEKCMTVKGLRGEVPISELINSELLDETDLVKINQGKLTCKDIEDKLKSYLYGSTCIAGIYDEANERIMPIYQAMKEGLLMRGTTLELLEAQAASGFIVDPVNNVFLPVEEAAKRALIGKEFKNKLLSAEKAVIGYKDPHTGKTISLFQAIEKDLIEKGHGIRLLEAQIASGGIIDPKESHRIDVSVAYKRGYFDEEMNEILTYEGDDTKGFFDPNTKENLTYLQLKDRCITDPKTGLILLPLKDKRKPQKSQESRTNVLRKRRVVIVDPDTGLEMSVREAYHRELIDYDTFLDLSEQECEWEEITIQGSDGASRLVIVDRKTGTQYDIKDCMERGIIGQKTVDQYRAGTLTLTQLADQIISNTSSSDMTISSSNADDMFTCSNPAQAAPSSPTVRKRFNSISITVSPPEMYDDQSPVAAIFDTETLEKITISEALRRGIVDTITGQRLLEAQACTGGIINPATGERLSLQDAVHQSIIDDSMAAKLKPAQKAFVGFEDLKTKRRMSAAEAVKETWLPYEAGQRFLEFQYLTGGLIDPGTGVRLSIEEAIRKGWLDGKGAMKLQDSQSNQKYLTCPKTKLKISYKEAMDGCMVEESNGMKMLQASSMSSKGISSPYNVSNPGSRSGSRSGSLAGSRNGSRRGSVDHSSSYSFSFSSSSTS; encoded by the exons AAACTGCCCAACATGGGCCTCAGGAGCAACTCGAGACCGGATTTGGCGAGTCCCAGTTTTCGAAGCGAAGTGTTCCTCGGTGGAAACGGCGTCCAGGGGGATTACCAGCAAGGGGACGGCGGATACACCTACCACACCACCTTCTCCAGGAGCTCCGCGCACGGCGGTGGGCTCCAGGGACCGAAGGTGGCCGTCAGCTCAGGGGGGGCAATGAG cgtGCACGGCATTCAGCAGAAGTCTTCATACCTGACCGGCGTTTGTCAAGATTATCTATCGAGAGCGCAGATGATGCTGCAGAAT GGGCATCCGGCCGTGGAGGTGGAGAAGCAGCTGATGATGTCGGCAGAAACCCTGGACCAGCTGATGCTCTGCGGccgggagctgcagcagctgcgtATCCCCAACAACGTCTTCAGAAG TGTGGAGCAGTTCCAGAACATGCATGGTGCCATCCAACAGCAGCTTGCCGGGGGTATGACCATTAGACGCAACCGGGGCAGCCAAGGCTCGCTGGACGGGGGGAGGGCCTTCAACGATGCCATAGGCTGGATCAGCCAGCAGAAG CGAATGATTGAGACGGCACCCTGGGGGGACGACTCTGCCACCATCGAGAAGCAAATCCAAAATCACAACAAAGTTCACAGCTCCATCCAAAGGAGTCAGGAAGTAGACAGAGCCAGAGATGAACTG AGGGGCGACAAGTACAACCTCTCCGTCCTGGAACAAGAATGGGAAAGCTTGCAG AAAATGTCCCACGCCCGCCTGAGTCAGCTGCGAGAGCTTCAGAGCATCATTGAGGATATCTCCCGAGCCATCATGTGGGTGaacgagagagaagaggaggagctcatGTTTGACTGGGGGGACAAAAACATCGACCAGTACATCCCCAAGAAGCAAGAGAGCTACTCG AGGCTGATGAGGGAcctggaggtgaaggagaaggatCTGAACAAGCTGAAGGTGAAAGCAGATGGACTCCTGAGTAACAACCATCCAGCCGTAGACAAGATTGAA GCCTACATGGACACCTTACAGACCCAGTGGAGCTGGCTGCTGCAGATCACCAAGTGCATCCATATTCATCTGAAGGAGAATGCCGCCTACAGCCAA TTTTTCAAGGAGGCCAACGAGACCTACATGAAGCTCCAGAAGGAGAACGAGACGATCCGCAGCAAGTTCGGCTGCGATAAGAACACCCCAATGGAGAGCCTCACGGAACTCCTGAAAAACCTGGAG ATAGAGAGGGAGCGCATTATGGAAAACAAGAGGCAGGTCCACAGTCTGGTCAGCAAGTCCAGGTCCATCGTCAGGCTGAGACCTCGCAACCCAGAGGACAAGAGCCCCGGCCCCGTCATCATCAAGGCTATATGTGACTTTAAACAAGACCAG AAAGGGATTTTGAAAGGGAACGAGGGCATCCTGAAGGACAACTCTCAGCGCAGCAAGTGGCTGGTGACAGGACCTGGAGGTCTGGACATGTTGATCCCCTCCGTGTGTCTGCTCATTCCTCCACCAAACCCGCTGAGCATCGGCCTCGCCAGCAA GACTGAGCAGTACTATGAGGCCATCATGGGCATCTGGAATCAGCTTTACATCAACATCAAGAGTCTCATCTCATGGCAGTTTTGCCTCAAAGACATCAACTACATCAACTCACTCAATGTCACGATG TTGTCTAAGATGCGCCCTGACGAGTACCGCACCATGATCAAAAGACTGGAGAATCACTACCAAGAGTTCATCCGTACCAGCGAATCTTCTGAGCTGTTCGGGGAGGAGGACAAGATAGACATCCAGAACAACTTTGATAAAGCCAATAATTACTATGACACTCTGATTGTCCAGCTGCCTGCGCACA GGGAAGATGCGACTAAGCCTGAGTCACCAAAACCGACTCCAGCACCCATCATCCCCAAGACCACGGTCCCCAAGGTGACCACGCAGCCTCCCCCGGCCAGCTCCACCATCAACATCACCCTGCTCAGCAGTCTGCAAGAAGTCCGACGCAGGCTGGAGCTGGCCGAGTACGGCCTCACCAGTCACCTCCATGTTCCCCTGGGAGAGAACAGTGTGCACGAGTGCTCCGTGCACATCCAGAACCTGCAG TCTGTGCACGGAGATTTGGACTCTATCCACGACGAGTACCTGCGCCTGAGAGAGCTGATCATAAAGCAGCTGGAGAGGATACCAGGGGATTCAGAGCAAGCCAAGTTCCTCCGCTCAGAATTAGAAATTATCAACCAAAAACTGGGAGGCCTGCAGGGTCTCTACGCAGCCTACATTCAAAG ACTATCGGCTCTTCAGACCCTGCTCCAGAATCTTCTCGAGGCCGAGGATATCATTAAAGTCCACGAGGCCCGGCTGACAGAGAAGGAAACCACCTCCCTGGACCAGCGGGAGCTGGAAAACTATCGGAGCACTCTTAAG CACATGAAGAGTGATCTGGATCAGAAAAGAGATCGGTTGACAGCTATGGATTCTGCTCTGGCCAAAGCATTGCAATTCAATGGTCAAATCTCTGGGTCCTTCCACAAGTGCGACGTGGATTTGTCCAAATACTCGGACCTGGTGGGTCAGATGTCCGACCGCTGGCATCGCATCCAAACCCAGATTGATAGCAG aATGTGGGACCTGGAGAAGCATGAGAAGCAGCTGAACCATTATCAACAGAGCAGCACTTCCGTGGAACAGTGGATAGACAATGCCAGGAAGCGCCAGGACACGCTTCAGATGGTGAAGCTCAATGACATCCAGACCCTGATGGAGCACCTCAACCAACAGAAG GCACTTCACATTGAAATTaaaggaaagaaggagaaagtaGACGACATGCACAAGAATGCAGATACCTGTGCTACGTCCATAAAG gactATGAGCTGCAGCTGGCCTCCTACAGTTCAGGCCTGGAAACTCTGCTGAATATTCCTATCAAGAGAGCAATGCTGCAGTCGCCAGCCACTGTGGTCAGACAGGAG GCGTCTGACATCCAGTCCCACTACGTAGAGCTTCTTACCCGCTCTGGGGACTACTACAAGTTCCTCGGGGAGCTTCTGAAAAACATGGAAGAGCTGAAG ATAAGGAACACCAAGATTGAGATGCTGGAGGAGGAACTGAGGCGTCTGAAGGATGACCTCCAGGATAATAATCAGAAAAACAAGTCTCTGGAAGATGCTTTGGCCCGCTACAAGCTGGAGCTGACTCAGTCAAAACATGAGCTCATTTCtatggaggaagtgaagagaaCCACGGCAATCCAAGTCAATGTTACCAAGGAGAACCTGGACAGCACTCAGAGCCAGCTTCAAGATCTCAGTGACCAGCTGACCCGCATTAAATACCAGCTGGATGAAGAGAATAGGAAGAGGAGACTGGCAGAGGAGCGCTATACCAGCCAGCAAGAAGAGTATGAGGCGTCCGTTCGCCGCAGACAGAAGGAACTGGAAGAGCTCAACTGGACCAAGATTGACTTAGAGAAAAGTGTGAAGGACAGAGAACGTGAACTGGAGAGAATGAAGTTACTGCTAGAGGAAGAGGCGACCCGTCGACGTAATGCGGAATCAGATATCTCAAAG ACATCCATCCTGGTGCATACGTCCCAGAGCCAATATAGTGAGCTGCTGTCGGAGAAGGACAGTTTGCTTTGCAAGCTGAAACTGCTGGAGCAGGACAAGACTCGTCACCAGCGCATAGAAGAGGAGCTGACCCGCATCAAGATCACACTTGAGACGGAGGTCCGTAGCAAACAGCGTGTGCAGGATGAGAAGAATTCTCTCCTCAAGGAGTTTAACTGTATGAAGAGCCAGTATGAATTGAGAGAAGGCCAGATCAGGCAGTGCGAATCAGACAGAGACAAGGCGGATCGTGAGAGGTTATCCCTGAAAAATGAGATCGAGAGGCTCATGAGGGAGCTGAAGATTATTGAGGAGAAGTACAAGAGCAGGCTGATGATGTCTGAAAAGGAGTTGTCAGAACTTACTCTCAAAAGAGAGGccctggagagagagataaagaggctgcagcagagaccTAGCATTCTGAACCAGCAGACCCAGACAGATGAGAAAGTCCCAACAATTGATCCATCCAAGCTGGTTTTTGATGGGGTGCGTAGAAAAGTCACTGCCCACCAACTTTGCGACTGTGGTATAATCTGCAAAACCACTTTAGACCAGCTCTTAAAGGGAAAGAAGACAGTGGATGAGGTTGCTTTGGACATCCAGCTTAATCTAAAGGGTTCAGGTGTTATTGCTGGCATGACAACAGGTGCTCAAGGAAAAATGCCATTCACTGCagccaaaaacaaaaacctcctcaGCCCAGAGAGCGCTCTCATGCTTCTAGAAGCTCAAGCAGCAACAGGCCACATAATAGACCCGGCATTTAATGAAAAGATGCCTGTGGATGCAGCCTGCTCCAGAGGAATTGTGGACACAGAAGACAGAGACATCCTGGTGACAGCTGAAGCTGCAAGCACAGGCTTTAAAGATCCATACAGTGGCAAAGTGTTATCTGTGGGTCAGGCTTGCAAACAAGGCCGCATAGACAAAGACACAGCCATCCGCTTGCTGCAGGCACAGGAGTCTGTGGGAGGCATATTGGATCCTGTTCTGAGTGTGTTCCTTCCAAAAGATTCGGCCTTGGATCGCAATCTTATCGACGAAGACCTCTATAGGGCTTTGAACAAAAAACCTAAAAGCTACCTGGACCCTGCGACGGGAGAGAAGATCAGTTATAATGACCTTAGGAAGAAATGTACAGTCGAACCTGTTAACGGCCTGCTTCTGCTCCGTGGTCCAGAAAAGTGCATGACAGTAAAGGGTCTCCGTGGTGAAGTTCCCATTTCAGAGTTAATCAATTCTGAGCTTCTGGATGAAACTGACTTGGTGAAGATCAACCAGGGCAAACTGACCTGCAAAGATATTGAAGACAAGCTGAAGTCCTATCTGTATGGCTCTACCTGTATTGCAGGTATCTATGATGAGGCCAATGAGCGAATCATGCCTATTTATCAAGCTATGAAGGAAGGTCTGCTCATGAGGGGAACCACCCTGGAGCTTCTTGAGGCACAAGCTGCTTCTGGGTTCATTGTTGATCCAGTCAACAATGTTTTCCTGCCAGTAGAGGAAGCTGCAAAGAGAGCTCTGATAGGGAAAGAGTTTAAGAATAAGCTTTTGTCTGCAGAGAAAGCAGTTATTGGATACAAAGACCCACACACAGGAAAGACAATCTCCCTCTTCCAGGCTATTGAAAAAGATCTTATTGAGAAAGGTCATGGAATCCGTCTCCTTGAAGCTCAAATAGCTAGTGGCGGGATTATTGACCCAAAAGAGAGCCATCGCATTGATGTTAGTGTTGCCTATAAAAGGGGGTATTTTGATGAGGAGATGAATGAGATCCTTACTTATGAAGGAGATGACACCAAAGGGTTCTTTGACCCTAATACCAAGGAAAATCTTACATATCTGCAGTTGAAAGACAGGTGCATCACAGATCCCAAAACAGGTCTAATACTCCTGCCACTCAAAGACAAGAGGAAGCCGCAGAAGTCTCAGGAAAGCCGCACCAACGTCCTCCGCAAGAGGCGGGTTGTGATCGTTGACCCAGACACAGGACTGGAGATGTCAGTGAGGGAGGCCTATCACCGCGAGCTGATTGACTATGACACCTTCCTGGACCTGTCAGAGCAGGAATGTGAGTGGGAGGAAATAACCATCCAGGGGTCCGATGGCGCGTCACGATTGGTGATAGTGGATAGGAAAACAGGAACCCAGTACGACATCAAGGACTGTATGGAGCGTGGTATCATTGGCCAGAAAACTGTGGATCAGTATCGAGCTGGAACGCTAACCTTGACCCAGCTTGCTGACCAAATTATCAGCAACACCAGTAGCTCTGACATGACTATTTCATCCAGCAATGCCGATGATATGTTCACCTGCAGCAACCCCGCCCAGGCCGCACCGTCCTCTCCAACTGTCCGTAAACGCTTCAACAGTATTTCTATTACTGTCTCACCCCCGGAGATGTATGATGACCAGAGCCCTGTTGCAGCCATATTTGACACAGAGACCCTGGAGAAGATAACTATTTCTGAAGCGCTTCGAAGAGGCATAGTTGACACTATTACAGGACAAAGGCTGCTCGAGGCCCAGGCATGCACAGGTGGGATTATCAACCCTGCCACTGGCGAGAGACTGTCGCTGCAGGATGCTGTCCACCAGAGCATCATTGATGACAGCATGGCTGCTAAGCTGAAACCTGCCCAGAAAGCCTTTGTTGGTTTTGaagatttaaaaactaaaaggaGGATGTCCGCAGCAGAAGCAGTAAAGGAGACATGGCTGCCTTATGAGGCAGGTCAGAGATTTTTGGAGTTTCAGTATCTGACAGGAGGCCTGATTGACCCTGGCACTGGTGTTCGTCTGAGCATCGAAGAGGCTATCCGCAAGGGGTGGCTTGACGGTAAAGGGGCGATGAAGCTTCAGGATTCACAGAGCAATCAGAAGTACCTGACCTGTCCCAAGACGAAACTGAAGATCTCCTACAAGGAAGCTATGGATGGCTGCATGGTGGAGGAAAGCAATGGCATGAAGATGCTGCAGGCCTCCTCAATGTCCTCGAAGGGAATCAGCAGCCCTTACAATGTGTCTAACCCAGGATCACGCTCTGGCTCCAGGTCTGGTTCCCTTGCTGGCTCCAGGAATGGATCTCGTAGAGGGAGTGTGGATCATTCCTCTTCTTACAGCTTCAGCTTCTCTTCAAGCAGCACCTCTTAA